One part of the Arthrobacter sp. EM1 genome encodes these proteins:
- the pyrH gene encoding UMP kinase, with amino-acid sequence METVTTSAQPKKSRRRVLLKLSGEVFGGGKLGVDPDTVRGVAKQIAAAVPDVEVAIVVGGGNFFRGAELSQSGMDRSRADYMGMLGTVMNCLALQDFLEQAGVETRVQSAITMGQVAEAYIPRRAIRHMEKGRVVIFGAGAGLPYFSTDTVAAQRALEVHADVVLMAKSGVDGVYTADPKKDPTAEKLHHLSYDEALRRDIRVMDQTAMTMCKDNNLTMVVFGMEGDGNVTRAILGEDLGTVVSP; translated from the coding sequence ATGGAAACCGTCACCACTTCAGCCCAGCCAAAGAAGAGCAGGCGCCGCGTCCTGTTGAAGCTCTCCGGCGAGGTCTTCGGGGGCGGCAAGCTCGGCGTTGACCCGGATACCGTCCGCGGCGTGGCCAAGCAGATCGCCGCTGCAGTGCCGGACGTCGAGGTTGCCATCGTCGTCGGCGGCGGAAACTTTTTCCGCGGAGCCGAACTCTCGCAGAGCGGCATGGACAGGTCCCGGGCCGACTATATGGGCATGCTTGGCACGGTGATGAACTGCCTGGCCCTCCAGGACTTCCTGGAGCAGGCCGGCGTCGAGACCCGGGTCCAAAGCGCCATCACCATGGGCCAGGTCGCTGAGGCGTACATTCCGCGCCGTGCCATCCGCCACATGGAAAAGGGCCGTGTTGTCATCTTCGGCGCCGGTGCGGGCCTGCCGTACTTCTCCACCGACACAGTGGCCGCCCAGCGCGCCCTGGAGGTTCACGCCGACGTCGTCCTGATGGCCAAAAGCGGCGTCGACGGCGTCTACACGGCGGACCCGAAGAAAGACCCCACGGCCGAGAAGCTGCACCACCTCAGCTACGACGAAGCCCTCCGCCGGGACATCCGTGTGATGGACCAGACGGCCATGACCATGTGCAAGGATAACAACCTCACCATGGTGGTGTTCGGGATGGAAGGTGATGGCAACGTCACCCGCGCCATTCTGGGCGAGGACCTAGGCACCGTAGTCAGTCCCTAG
- the frr gene encoding ribosome recycling factor gives MIEETLLEAGEKMDKAIEVAKEDFASIRTGRANPGLYNKVLVDYYGSPTPLQQLASFAIPDARTILITPFDKSALREIERALSDSEVGANPSNDGSVIRITIPDLTQERRKEYVKIVKTKGEDAKVSIRNIRRKAKETLDKLVKDGEAGEDEGNRGEKELDAMTKAHVDGIDDLLKRKEAELLEV, from the coding sequence GTGATCGAAGAAACCTTGCTCGAAGCCGGGGAAAAGATGGACAAGGCGATTGAGGTAGCCAAGGAAGACTTCGCCTCGATCCGCACTGGCCGCGCCAACCCGGGCCTCTACAACAAAGTCCTGGTGGACTACTACGGTTCGCCTACGCCGTTGCAGCAGCTGGCGTCCTTTGCCATCCCGGATGCCCGCACCATCCTGATCACGCCGTTCGACAAGAGCGCACTGCGCGAGATCGAGCGGGCCCTCAGCGACTCCGAGGTGGGCGCCAATCCCTCCAATGACGGCAGCGTCATCCGGATCACCATCCCCGATCTCACCCAGGAACGCCGCAAGGAATACGTCAAGATCGTCAAGACCAAGGGTGAGGATGCCAAGGTGTCCATCCGCAACATCCGCCGCAAAGCGAAGGAAACGCTGGACAAGCTCGTCAAGGATGGCGAAGCCGGCGAGGACGAGGGCAACCGCGGCGAAAAAGAACTCGACGCCATGACCAAGGCCCACGTCGACGGTATCGATGATCTGCTCAAGCGCAAGGAAGCCGAGCTGCTCGAGGTCTAA